A single Triplophysa rosa unplaced genomic scaffold, Trosa_1v2 scaffold147_ERROPOS1033765+, whole genome shotgun sequence DNA region contains:
- the man2b2 gene encoding LOW QUALITY PROTEIN: epididymis-specific alpha-mannosidase (The sequence of the model RefSeq protein was modified relative to this genomic sequence to represent the inferred CDS: inserted 1 base in 1 codon; substituted 1 base at 1 genomic stop codon), giving the protein MFLFFFFVLLLMTTSENDAAERIQAFVIPHSHMDVGWVYTVKESMHAYASNVYSSVVEELSRVKSRKFIAVEQEFFRLWWVNVASDWHKKQVKQLLQEGRLEFIIGGQVMHDEAVTDVDDAILQLTEGHGFLYETFGVRPRFSWHVDPFGASATTPVLFALAGFNAHLISRIDYDLKDVMQKNKKLQFVWRGSASLLEKQEIFTHTMDQFSYCTPSYLPFSNRSGFYWNGVALFPDPPKDGIYPNMSLPVTKETMELYAXTMVDNIKQRAQWFKTSHVLWPWGCDKQFYNASVQFMNMDVMVNYINTHSDKYGVAVQYATLGDYFQAVHQTNLSWDVRGSKDFLPYSTESFQAWTGFYGSRDVLKGIARRASSLLHAAESLFTRYSISYPDGPVPREWALEKLKXLRWAVSEVQHHDGITGTESPKVADMYMQHLMQGMMGAEELLAAIFLLPHSLEHSNNIHPPQTRPIVEKKDVLEQHVIVYNPLAWNISSYINVSVSYAMAVVLDDDGKPVPAQIQQSATNSSGYDLFFVVELGGLQYRKYLVQFPQSHCGSGSACRKTHVARIVKFKRKYLSHWKSTGRKLLPVLNECYKLMFDQETNLLHSITDRHEKRSILVQQDFCEYEANGDVNAGPISDNYIFTANGSAVLAYKSVAMEIVPGKVVSEIRQYFYRNEDDKNHTYSVVTRVPVGFQGKLACHRLEQSYKVGPLEVNRETVFRTSTSLQNNRTLFTDNNGYQMMRRTYKNFVNNTVARNYYPVVRAAYIEDDSCRVAFLTERAHGVASLSQGQFEVMLHRCLWNNQEWNLGYNLTLNDSSVVRPILWMILGSPAAVSSIYQQEALELQHRPVVMPIDKPQKLWIQKGKSIQPFDQPVVLPQNLHMQTLSIPGWNYSPNHTRQLQNLGSGGDKHFKINFDRILLRVTHLYEEGEDPVLSKPTTINLKEVMQGIGEVTKVMERSLTGTWDISDLQRWSWKTNTGVGKTEVSGMTKDFNVTIFPKEIRTFFIYFK; this is encoded by the exons atgtttttattcttcTTTTTCGTTTTACTACTTATGACAACCTCTGAAAACGATGCTGCTGAAAGGATTCAAGCTTTCGTCATTCCTCACAGTCATATGGATGTTGGTTGGGTGTATACAGTGAAG GAAAGTATGCATGCATACGCCAGCAATGTGTACAGCAGCGTAGTAGAGGAGCTCTCGAGAGTCAAAAGCCGCAAATTCATCGCAGTTGAGCAGGAGTTTTTTCGACTCTGGTGGGTTAATGTGGCATCTGATTGGCACAAGAAACAG GTGAAACAGCTGCTGCAGGAGGGTCGTCTGGAGTTTATAATTGGGGGTCAGGTGATGCATGATGAGGCAGTGACAGATGTAGATGATGCCATCCTTCAACTCACAG AGGGTCATGGCTTCTTGTATGAGACTTTCGGTGTTCGGCCACGGTTCTCATGGCATGTTGACCCGTTTGGTGCTTCAGCCACCACCCCTGTCCTCTTTGCACTGGCGGGGTTTAACGCTCACCTCATCTCCCGTATCGATTATGACCTGAAAGATGTTATGCAGAAAAACAAG AAGTTGCAGTTTGTATGGAGAGGTTCTGCTTCTTTATTGGAAAAACAAGAGATATTCACACACACCATGGACCAGTTCAGCTACTGCACGCCATCTTACCTTCCCTTCTCTAACAG GTCTGGCTTTTACTGGAATGGTGTGGCCTTGTTTCCAGACCCACCTAAAGATGGCATCTACCCCAACATGAGTCTGCCTGTGACCAAGGAAACCATGGAGCTTTATGCGTAGACCATGGTGGACAATATTAAACAAAGAGCCCAGTGGTTCAAAACCAGTCATGTTCTGTGGCCTTGG gGTTGTGACAAGCAGTTCTACAATGCTTCAGTGCAATTCATGAACATGGATGTGATGGTTAACTATATTAACACACACAGTGACAAATATGGAGTTGCAGTTCAATATGCCACACTGGGGGATTATTTCCAGGCTGTCCACCAGACTAACCTGTCCTGGGATGTTAGAGGAAGCAAAGACTTCCTCCCTTATTCAACAG AATCATTTCAGGCGTGGACAGGGTTTTATGGCTCCAGGGatgttcttaaaggaatagcAAGACGAGCAAGCTCTCTCTTGCATGCAGCAGAGTCTCTCTTCACTCGATACAGCATCAGCTACCCAGATGGGCCAGTTCCGAGAGAGTGGGCTCTAGAAAAACTCA CCCTGCGTTGGGCTGTCTCAGAG GTTCAGCATCATGATGGCATTACAGGTACAGAATCCCCCAAAGTGGCTGACATGTACATGCAACATCTCATGCAAGGCATGATGGGAGCTGAGGAACTTTTGGCAGCCATTTTCTTACTTCCGCACTCCCTAGAACATTCTAATAACATCCACCCACCCCAAACCAGACCGATTGTAGAGAAGAAGG ATGTTCTCGAGCAGCATGTCATTGTGTACAACCCTCTTGCCTGGAACATTTCTTCATATATTAATGTTTCTGTATCATATGCAATGGCAGTTGTGCTTGATGATGATGGAAAACCAGTACCTGCTCAG ATTCAACAATCTGCAACAAATTCCTCTGGCTATGATCTGTTCTTTGTTGTTGAGCTGGGTGGACTTCAGTACAGGAAATACCTTGTACAGTTCCCACAATCCCACTGTGGCTCTGGCTCTGCCTGCAGGAAGACCCATGTTGCCAGGATAGTGAAATTTAAAAGAAAGTACTTGAGCCATTGGAAGAGCACAGGGAGAAAGTTGTTGCCAGTGCTGAATGAATGCTACAAACTGATGTTTGATCAAGAGACAAACCTTCTGCACAGCATCACAGATCG GCACGAAAAGAGGAGTATTCTAGTGCAACAGGACTTCTGCGAATATGAGGCCAATGGAGATGTTAATGCTGGGCCCATCTCTGACAACTACATCTTTACAGCCAATGGATCAGCTGTTCTTGCCTACAAATCTGTAGCTATGGAGATTGTGCCAGGGAAAGTAGTCTCAGAGATCCGACAgtatttttacag AAACGAGGATGATAAGAACCATACATACTCTGTGGTCACCAGAGTTCCAGTAGGATTTCAAGGTAAGCTCGCCTGCCACCGACTGGAGCAGAGCTACAAAGTAGGCCCCTTAGAGGTGAACCGAGAAACTGTGTTCAGAACCAGCACAAGCcttcaaaataacagaacacTTTTTACTGACAACAATGGCTACCAGATGATGAGAAGGACATATAAGAACTTTGTCAACAACACGGTTGCTCga AATTACTATCCAGTGGTACGAGCAGCCTATATAGAAGATGATTCCTGCAGAGTTGCATTCCTCACCGAAAGAGCTCATGGAGTGGCCAGTCTGAGCCAGGGTCAGTTTGAG gtgatGCTTCATAGGTGCCTTTGGAACAATCAGGAGTGGAATCTGGGTTATAATTTGACCCTTAATGACTCCTCTGTGGTACGGCCAATCCTCTGGATGATACTGGGCTCCCCTGCTGCAGTATCATCCATTTACCAGCAGGAGGCACTAGAACTACAGCATAGACCAGTCGTTATGCCTATTGACAAACCTC AAAAGCTCTGGATTCAGAAGGGGAAATCTATTCAGCCCTTTGATCAGCCCGTTGTGTTGCCGCAAAACCTACACATGCAGACCCTCAGCATACCTGGCTGGAACTACAGTCCCAATCATACCCGGCAGCTCCAAAATCTTGGCTCAG GTGGAGACAAACATTTTAAGATCAACTTTGACCGTATTCTGTTGAGGGTCACACATCTGTATGAAGAAGGAGAGGACCCAGTCTTATCAAAGCCAACCACTATTAACCTAAAG GAAGTCATGCAGGGCATTGGAGAGGTGACTAAAGTTATGGAACGTTCTCTTACTGGAACCTGGGATATATCAGACCTTCAGAGGTGGAGCTGGAAAACCAATACAGGTGTAGGGAAAACAG AAGTCAGTGGCATGACAAAGGACTTCAATGTAACTATTTTTCCAAAAGAGATCAGAacctttttcatttattttaaatag
- the LOC130549649 gene encoding uncharacterized protein LOC130549649 isoform X2: MISEHETGVSDAASDAPVENPRPSPSDLLEVTFLKNPNQKYKYREAEPKILGVAEIALTVFFISSRTATFTKDETSRFLTPFSSISIIAGGLAIAAEKLHLPMLKACLGMQIVMCVIYGFLLVILSSVAHQIPQMSINSTCWLYYENHDEPPVDGPDRGICTGIMPVIAMKSPTAPE; encoded by the exons ATGATAA GCGAACACGAAACGGGGGTTTCGGATGCTGCTTCTGATGCGCCAGTCGAAAACCCTCGCCCAAGTCCGAGCGATTTGCTGGAAGTGACTTTCCTAAAGAACCCcaatcaaaaatataaataccGAGAAGCAGAACCCAAGATTTTAGGG GTTGCAGAGATAGCACTGACTGTCTTCTTCATTAGTTCCAGAACTGCGACTTTCACAAAGGATGAAACCAGTCGTTTTCTTACGCCCTTTTCTTCGATT AGCATAATAGCTGGCGGTCTGGCAATAGCTGCAGAGAAACTCCACCTACCAATG CTCAAGGCTTGTTTGGGAATGCAGATAGTCATGTGTGTGATATATGGGTTTCTTTTGGTCATTTTGAGCTCAGTGGCTCATCAAATCCCTCAAATGTCAATCAATTCTACCTGCTGGCTATACTACGAGAACCACGACGAACCACCTGTAGATGGTCCTGATCGTGGCATATGTACAGGTATCATG CCTGTCATTGCTATGAAGTCACCCACAGCTCCAGAGTGA
- the LOC130549655 gene encoding uncharacterized protein LOC130549655 produces the protein MAKLSLYYSLPVLKGILPNKYLCHWALLVEGVSILLGSDIGQEDIDHAHQALELYVKSVQSLYGEDQMTYNVHSILHLTKSVENLGPLWAQSAFMFESYNGYLLKQVKSSNAVPQQICKRVAWSRALPRIAKVCSSNDVSPEMKSFYTEMTSSKHHVRNYAKYDRVTALGVPKIRPVSENDVNALHAFLDLPGTSVGRYYKKIVVNGEVIHSQTYTKTKKRNNSVVILKDGSIFKVSYFLCVSDDEHHLYAIGKFGNCTVQKLVRGCTVKISLTFMRTVHFPTGFERAVDSNDIVRPCIYINCEQCGPVVCEQIRTYYCK, from the coding sequence ATGGCAAAATTGTCTTTATATTACAGTTTGCCGGTCCTGAAAGGGATACTTCCAAACAAGTATCTTTGCCACTGGGCTTTACTTGTGGAGGGTGTGAGCATTTTGCTAGGTTCAGACATTGGCCAAGAGGATATTGACCATGCTCATCAGGCACTAGAGCTTTATGTTAAATCAGTTCAGTCTTTGTATGGTGAAGATCAGATGACCTACAATGTGCATTCAATCCTGCATTTGACTAAGAGTGTTGAGAATTTAGGTCCTCTCTGGGCCCAGTCTGCTTTCATGTTTGAGAGCTATAATGGCTACTTGCTCAAGCAAGTTAAAAGCAGTAATGCAGTGCCTCAGCAGATTTGCAAAAGAGTAGCTTGGTCTCGAGCATTGCCACGCATAGCTAAGGTCTGCTCATCTAATGATGTCTCACCTGAAATGAAATCATTCTACACAGAAATGACCTCCAGTAAACATCATGTAAGGAACTATGCTAAATATGACAGGGTGACTGCACTTGGAGTGCCAAAGATTAGGCCGGTGTCTGAAAATGATGTGAATGCATTGcatgcatttttagatttaccCGGGACCTCTGTTGGCAGGTACTATAAAAAAATAGTTGTCAATGGAGAGGTCATTCATAgccaaacatacacaaagacaaagaaaaggAACAACTCTGTTGTGATATTGAAAGATGGGAGTATTTTCAAGGTTTCATACTTTCTCTGCGTCAGTGATGATGAACATCACTTATACGCAATTGGTAAATTTGGAAATTGTACAGTGCAGAAGCTGGTTCGAGGATGTACTGTCAAAATTTCACTGACCTTTATGAGGACTGTTCATTTTCCTACAGGATTTGAAAGAGCAGTTGACAGCAATGACATTGTGAGACCGTGTATTTACATTAATTGTGAACAGTGTGGGCCTGTTGTTTGTGAACAAATCAGAAcatattattgtaaatga
- the LOC130549649 gene encoding uncharacterized protein LOC130549649 isoform X1, whose protein sequence is MISEHETGVSDAASDAPVENPRPSPSDLLEVTFLKNPNQKYKYREAEPKILGVAEIALTVFFISSRTATFTKDETSRFLTPFSSISIIAGGLAIAAEKLHLPMLKACLGMQIVMCVIYGFLLVILSSVAHQIPQMSINSTCWLYYENHDEPPVDGPDRGICTGIMEGYTHLELIHQLIVAVQIALSATLAVYCCKVIQCCSPSSYVPVIAMKSPTAPE, encoded by the exons ATGATAA GCGAACACGAAACGGGGGTTTCGGATGCTGCTTCTGATGCGCCAGTCGAAAACCCTCGCCCAAGTCCGAGCGATTTGCTGGAAGTGACTTTCCTAAAGAACCCcaatcaaaaatataaataccGAGAAGCAGAACCCAAGATTTTAGGG GTTGCAGAGATAGCACTGACTGTCTTCTTCATTAGTTCCAGAACTGCGACTTTCACAAAGGATGAAACCAGTCGTTTTCTTACGCCCTTTTCTTCGATT AGCATAATAGCTGGCGGTCTGGCAATAGCTGCAGAGAAACTCCACCTACCAATG CTCAAGGCTTGTTTGGGAATGCAGATAGTCATGTGTGTGATATATGGGTTTCTTTTGGTCATTTTGAGCTCAGTGGCTCATCAAATCCCTCAAATGTCAATCAATTCTACCTGCTGGCTATACTACGAGAACCACGACGAACCACCTGTAGATGGTCCTGATCGTGGCATATGTACAGGTATCATG GAAGGATATACTCATCTAGAGTTAATACATCAACTAATAGTAGCAGTTCAGATTGCTCTTTCGGCCACACTAGCTGTATATTGTTGCAAAGTTATTCAGTGCTGTTCACCCAGTTCTTATGTG CCTGTCATTGCTATGAAGTCACCCACAGCTCCAGAGTGA
- the cd68 gene encoding macrosialin, with translation MKNGILLIALLMAATAFTIGVPHAAQPNSATSAQTETTSSPTTMMAIAVNRTTPHHTTTTVPLNTTTPHHKTTTVPLNTTTPDHKTTTVHLNTTTPHHKTTTVPLNTTTPHHKTTTVPLNTTTPHHNTTAVPLNTTTPHPNTTTPHTTTPLPGPTSPTNITGGNYTVLDKNNKTCVMADFEIKIFVNNSEVNGTFIVQPIKTNTSGYCEDKVASLFLQFDEGEITMKFRNNETSKMVYVETLEYELNYAFKSGALRKYSGKNESLQLFAAAAGHSYSCKDVKVFVGQGVHLDFTKSRVQAYNIKNKNFGKTDLCKADQPDYRVPIAVAIILILLIVIVVIAYCISRKRRTNGYQSL, from the exons atgaaaaacggaATTTTGTTGATTGCACTTCTCATGGCAGCAACGG CTTTCACTATAGGTGTTCCACATGCTGCCCAGCCTAACAGCGCCACCTCAGCTCAGACAGAAACTACAAGCAGTCCCACTACCATGATGGCTATTGCTGTAAACAGAACAACTCCACATCACACAACCacgactgtccctttaaacacaaCAACCCCACACCACAAAACCacgactgtccctttaaacacaaCAACCCCAGATCACAAAACCACGACTGTCCATTTAAACACAACAACCCCACATCACAAAACCacgactgtccctttaaacacaaCAACCCCACATCACAAAACCacgactgtccctttaaacacaaCAACCCCACATCACAATACCACGgctgtccctttaaacacaaCAACCCCACATCCCAATACCACTACTCCACACACCACTACACCATTGCCTGGACCGACCTCACCTACCAACATTACGGGAGGAAATTACACTGTTCTcgacaaaaataacaaaacatgtgtTATGGCTGATTTTGAAATCAAGATCTTTGTGAACAACAGCGAG GTTAATGGTACATTTATTGTTCAGCCGATCAAAACCAATACCTCTGGGTACTGTGAGGATAAAGTGGCTAGTCTGTTTCTACAGTTCGATGAGGGCGAAATCACAATGAAATTTAGAAAT AATGAGACATCAAAAATGGTCTATGTTGAGACTTTGGAATACGAGTTGAACTATGCTTTTAAATCTGGAG CATTGAGAAAATACTCAGGGAAGAATGAATCTCTTCAGCTGTTTGCCGCAGCTGCTGGTCACTCATATTCCTGCAAAGATGTGAAAGTGTTCGTGGGGCAAGGTGTGCATCTGGATTTCACCAAGAGCAGAGTTCAGGCCTACAACATCAAGAACAAAAACTTTGGAAAGA cTGACCTGTGCAAGGCTGATCAACCTGACTACCGTGTTCCCATTGCTGTGGCCATCATACTCATCCTCCTCATTGTCATTGTAGTCATTGCTTACTGTATCAGCAGAAAACGGCGGACCAATGGTTACCAGTCTCTTTAA